A window of the Scophthalmus maximus strain ysfricsl-2021 chromosome 8, ASM2237912v1, whole genome shotgun sequence genome harbors these coding sequences:
- the LOC118312377 gene encoding NFIL3 like protein produces the protein MTGQTEGAVIQDPSVPSLRGVEGLEYRPPGGAMSFTDEAVSILTSTSQLARTLLGRTFVPQPKENPANAEAMAGSSCDEDNSTRRKREFTPNDKKDEGYWDKRRKNNEAAKRSRERRRANDMVLERRVLGLLEENARLRAELLALKFRFGLVKDSSDVNILPLSVPLCAHPPPSTTHFYQPHNDGPSYLKTQQSASTHQIQPHLPQQAPIYGPRVAGPLLSHSVSEDSGVSTSSSSNMGSPVFFDDTLSDRGGPSPRELVEEPQGYDSHICPLDVNGGQYVHKQDSPDGLRSLPHKLRFKGPSGGSDGGEMSPPSDNRHSEHRIATVGPNIPVRVHKQAGWESRAETQAPWSREEAGGGLGQQYQGLSSGYYNSSSLQNSRDTSTPEDISLRSQMSCLSQEVAQLKRLLSQQLFSKIS, from the coding sequence ATGACGGGTCAGACTGAGGGAGCCGTCATCCAGGACCCGTCAGTGCCCTCACTGCGAGGTGTGGAGGGTCTTGAGTACAGACCTCCGGGTGGGGCCATGTCCTTCACCGATGAAGCTGTTTCTATCCTGACCTCCACAAGCCAGCTGGCGCGAACCCTCCTCGGTCGCACCTTTGTACCCCAGCCCAAAGAGAACCCTGCCAACGCGGAGGCCATGGCCGGCAGCAGCTGTGATGAAGACAACAGCACACGACGCAAACGGGAGTTCACCCCGAACGATAAGAAAGATGAAGGCTACTGGGACAAGAGAAGGAAGAACAACGAGGCAGCCAAGCGGTCCAGAGAGAGGCGGAGAGCCAATGACATGGTGCTGGAGAGGAGGGTCCTGGGTCTGCTGGAGGAAAACGCTCGGCTGAGGGCGGAGCTGTTGGCCCTCAAGTTTCGCTTCGGTCTTGTCAAGGATTCGTCTGATGTGAACATCCTGCCACTCTCTGTACCCCTATGTGCACACCCACCACCCAGTACAACACATTTCTACCAGCCTCACAATGATGGACCCTCCTACctcaaaacacagcagagtgCCAGCACCCACCAAATCCAGCCCCACCTTCCGCAGCAAGCTCCCATCTATGGACCGAGGGTAGCCGGGCCATTGTTAAGCCACAGTGTATCTGAGGATTCAGGCGTTTCCACCTCAAGTAGCTCAAATATGGGAAGCCCTGTGTTTTTTGACGACACTTTGAGTGACCGCGGTGGGCCCTCACCaagggagctggtggaggagccACAGGGCTACGACTCACACATCTGTCCCCTGGATGTCAACGGGGGTCAGTATGTACACAAACAAGACTCCCCTGATGGTTTGAGGAgcctcccgcacaagctccgcTTCAAAGGCCCCAGTGGTGGCAGTGACGGAGGGGAGATGTCTCCTCCCtctgacaacagacacagtgaaCATCGTATAGCCACCGTGGGGCCAAACATCCCGGTGAGGGTCCACAAGCAGGCAGGGTGGGAGAGTCGGGCAGAGACTCAGGCTCCTTGGTCCAGGGAGGAGGCCGGTGGTGGACTCGGGCAGCAGTATCAGGGTCTGTCTTCTGGATATTATAATTCCTCGTCTCTGCAGAACTCCAGGGACACTAGTACACCCGAGGACATCAGCCTGAGGTCGCAGATGAGCTGTTTGTCTCAGGAAGTGGCTCAGCTCAAAAGGCTCTTATCTCAGCAGCTGTTCTCAAAGATCTCTTAG